The DNA window CATCCAGGCTGGCTCGAGCCTCGAAGACGCCAGAGCTGACCTGCTGGGCCAGCCGCAGGGTGGGGCCAGGGCTCAGCTCGGCATCCGGCAGCAGCACCAGGGCGTGGGCTACCTCCAGGTGCCCGTTGGAGGCGTACTCCACCTTGAGCACCTCGGGGATGGCGGGCTTCAACTCGATCTGCGGTAGCGGCGGCGCGTTGCGCTGCCCCGGGGCCAGGGGCTGCACCTCCCCCGGCAGGAGCGGTTGCACCCTGGACGAGGTAGCGAGTCCGCTTTGGGCCGCTGAGATAACGGCCAAAAAGACGCCGAGACATCCGAGCGCCCTCGAGACATGGCGGCCTGCCCGGTTCCACCTGAGGTCTGTCCACATGCGCTCCTCCTGGCCTAAGGTGTGCCCAGACGATGAACGCCACCTGAAAGACGTCCCGCCTCTCACCAGCGGGGCCAAGGGGGGGCGGCCTCGAGGCCCTTTTCGGCCAGGTAGTCGCGCAGTGCTTGGTAGTCGCTTTGGTCCACGGGCTTGGTGCCATGGGCCAGGATGCTGTTGTGGCGCCGCTGCAACACCCCTTGCAAGCGCTGCCGGTAGTCGCCGAAGAGCTGCTGGGCCAGGGTGTTGCTCTGACGGGTGCGGGTGTCGAGGTCGAAGGCCAGCGAGAGTGTCTCCTTGAGCCCGCGCAGGCTCCCGGCGCGGCTGCTGAGGTCGGCCAGGTTGGGGGGATAGGTTTGGGGCTGCCGCAGCACCAGCTTGTGGCGAGCATAAATATCGGCCTCGACGGCCAGCTCCAGCGCCCGGTACAGCCGAGCCAGGGCATCGTCGTAGCGCCCGGTTGCCGCCCGCCGCTCGGCGTTGGCCAGTAGGTCGGCCAGCAGCTCGAAGCTGGGCACATTCCCTTGGTTGAGTAACTTTTGGAGCCGCTCGAGGCCCCGCTTCAATTCCTGCAACACCCGCACCTTGTTACCGTGAGCCCAGGCCTCAGCCACGGCCAAAGCGGGCTCGAGGTGCTCGCGTAGGCGCTCGCGGGCCAGGGCGTGCTGAAAGCGGTCCCAGGCCGTAAGCCCTTCCACCACACCCTTCAAGTGCCGGTAGAAGCGCCGTTCCGAGGGACTGAGCTCACGCTGAAGGAGGCTCTCGAGGTGGGCCCTT is part of the Calidithermus timidus DSM 17022 genome and encodes:
- a CDS encoding TIGR02710 family CRISPR-associated CARF protein, with translation MQEIKQVLIATVGHSRPPVEFALAEHAPDGVVFIASQGSQVVAAELVREYGANLRHHTFLLDDPESFIDSYRVAQQALRKALEWEARSVVADISGGTKPMVAGVVLALSGQGVTFSYVGGEQRDEAGRVVSGAERLKVLEDPTTRYGVREWGEFVQAWNIGQMDAARAHLESLLQRELSPSERRFYRHLKGVVEGLTAWDRFQHALARERLREHLEPALAVAEAWAHGNKVRVLQELKRGLERLQKLLNQGNVPSFELLADLLANAERRAATGRYDDALARLYRALELAVEADIYARHKLVLRQPQTYPPNLADLSSRAGSLRGLKETLSLAFDLDTRTRQSNTLAQQLFGDYRQRLQGVLQRRHNSILAHGTKPVDQSDYQALRDYLAEKGLEAAPPWPRW